GGGCTGAGCTCCCCGGATGGCAAGAACCGTCTTGGGTTCGCCTACGCCACCGAGTCAGACGACCAGCGTCGTCCGTTGGGTGTGCTCACGGACTCCGATTGGCAGCGGCTGCGGGAAGGCGAGACCACGTCTGAGGATGGGCGATCGCTCACAGCGCCGATTCGGAGGCGCGTCGTCGGCTTCGATTCATCCGTGTCGTTGGGCGAACGGACATCCGTGCGCGCGGACTGGGCTCACCACCAGGCAGACCGGAACACGCTCCATGAGGGTGACGACGGCAGAGGGGGCGTCGCATGGCGCGTCGGGGCTCAGAGCCGGCTGAACCGGCTCTCATTCGACGCGACGGCGGAGCGGAGTCAGGCGTCCTTCCAGACGGTCGGTACGTCCGGTTCCTTGCGCTCGTCGTATGCGGCACGCGCGTCTGAGGAGTCGTACGGTGACGCGCTGCTCGGCGTCGGACTCGCGCGCGCCGTCGGGATTTCGCCTCAGACGCAGGAGCGCTATGCGGCATCGGCGGAATGGACGCCAGCGCGAGGGATGGGCGCCAAGGCATCGGGTTCCTGGTCCGAGGATGACCACGCTGGCGACGACCCGGACGAACGCGCCCTGAACTGGAGTGGGCAACTGCGAATGGATCGCCCGTCGTTGCCGAAAGCCATCTACACACGACGAAGGTCGTTGGTCGAGAGAGGCGTCGATGACGACTTCACGAAGGATGAAACCACATGGGCGTTCGAGGATCGCATCGGTCCGCTTCAAGCGACCTACACGCGCGAGCGCTTCGCTGCGGCGGACGACACCGTCTCCGACGGTGCGAACCGCAACCTGCGCAGGTCGCGCGACGCCTACCGTCTCGCCGGCGTGTCATCGACGCGGGCGACTGCATCGGCGCGATGGGAGAATGAGCGAACGGAGGGGCGCGATCCCATCCTCGCCGAGCAGGATGTCGTGATCGGGTTCGGAGACTGGCGCACGACGAGCGAAGCTCAGACTCTAGGCATCGATTCGAGCGTTCGACCTAACGACTGGCTGGACTTCATCGGCACGCTGGCTCGTCGCACATTCCGGCAGCTCGGTTCCGATGGTTCCGACCTGAACGCGATCCTCGCCGACCTCCAGGCGAGTGCAACGCCATGGCGTCGCGCCGTCGACGTGAGCGCGCGGATGCGGCTGGACCGACGGCTCTCCAGCCGCCGCGAAGAGGTCTACACGAACGTCATCCTCGACGATGGCGTTCCCGTGCGGATCCAGCCCGGACAGGGGATGTACGTCCGCATCGACGACTACCACTACGACGAGGACCCGGAGCGGGGCGACTACATTCGGATCGTCCGCACGGTCGGCGATACGCCCGTCACGACGGGCGAAGGGCAGATTCGCGTTCGGCTCGATCCGGGCTCCGCTACGCTGGGTAGGAGGAAGGCAGAAGGCACGACGGCGTCCACGCCTCGCGCGTTGTCGGCGCTCGCCGGGGTCTCGTTCGACTCCACGTTGGACATGTCCGAAGAGCACGAGAACGCTTCGGCGCTCGACATCGTGCCGTGGCATGACATGAACCGCGCGAGCACGGTCTACGGTGTCCGTCGCCATGACGTGCGAGTCCGATGGGCTCCCGCGCCCGCGTTCTCCGCCGATGCCGAGAGGAGGCTGAACCGGACGGTGAATCGCCGTCTGAACAGCGAAGATCGATCCATTCGGACCGAGTCGATGCGCTATCGGCTGCGGGCGGCTCCATGGCGGCGACTCACGTTCGAGGGCACTACGGATCGGATGCTGTCAACCGAGCGGATCGAGCACGTTGACGCCGAAGACTTAGTCAACTCGCGGCTCGTGTCGGACCTGTGGCGAGACGAACGCGAGCACGCCATCACGACGCGATTCAGTCTGACGCCCGCGTGGTTCGTCGGCATCCGGGGCGCGCTGGAGACCGAGAAGGCGCTGGAATCCGCAGGCGAGACAGAAGCCGCCGAGACTCGCACACGCGCAGCCGAGGCGCTGCTGAACTGGCTGCTACCGTCCAAAGGGCGTGCCGAGGCGACCTTCCGGCTAGCCCACGGATCGAGCGTCGGCGCTCAACTCCCGTTGACGCGCTATCGGTTCTACGATGGTTTGAGCCAAGAGATTCGGCTGAGGGCGGACTATCGCGCGCAGAGCTTCACCGACCTGACCTTCCGGCTCAACTACCACATGATCTCGGCGCGCCGCCAACCGACGGAGCACCGGCTCGACCTGGAGCTCGTGGCGGAACTCTAGCCCCGCGCCACGGCGATGGCTTCGCTCAGCGACAGCTTGCCGTCGTAGAGCGCGCGACCGACGATCGCGCCCTCAACGCCGACCTCGCTCAGGGCTCGTAGCGCTCGGATGTCCTCCAGGGAGGACACGCCGCCGGACGCGATGATGGGAACCGGGACCGCTCTCGCGAGCTGCTCCGTCGCCGCCAGGTTGGGGCCCTGCAACATGCCGTCCGTGGCGATGTCCGTGTAGATGATTGCGCAGACGCCATCGTCTGCGACACGCGCCGCCAGATCGGCGGCGAGCGTACCCGTGACGTTTCCCCAGCCTCTGGTCGCAACGTAGCCGTCGCGCGCGTCGATTCCGACGGCGATGGCTCCCGGGAACTCGCGGCAGGCGTGACGGACGAAATTCGGGTCTTCGAGCGCTCGCGTCCCGACGATCACCCGACGCACGCCCCTGTCCAGCGCCGCGCGAATCCGCTCCAGCTCTCGCATCCCGCCGCCTAGTTGCACGGGAACCGAGACGGCATCTACAATCGCCGTGATCGCGGCGGCGTTCTGCGGGCTCCCGGAAAACGCGCCGTCCAGGTCGACGACGTGGATCCATTCCGCCCCCTGCTGAACCCAGTGCCTAGCCTGCGCGGCGGGATCGTCGGAGAACACGGTCTCCTGGTTCGGGTCGCCCTGCCGCAGCCGCACGCAACGACCCCCTTTGAGGTCGATCGCCGGATAGATTCGCATCGTTCGGGTATCTCCTCGCTCACGGGCTTCATCCGTCGCGCAGCGTGAGGTGGCAATGTCCACTCGCACACCCATCATCGGCATCACCGCTCGTTTCGAGCACGCCGGATCCGCTGGAGATCCTCGACGCATGGAAGGCGTGCACTCGATCTCGGAAACGTATGTTCGAGCCATCCGTGTCGCAGGAGGGATGCCTATCCTGCTACCGCCGACCTTCGACGGACCCACCCGCGACGGCTACATCGCCCTCGTCGATGGGCTCCTCCTGTCGGGCGGCGGCGATGTCGCGCCAGCCCACTTCGGAGAAGACCCGGTTCCTGGGCTGCGTGACGTCGATCCGTTGCGGGACGATTTCGAGCTACGCCTCTGCCGCGCCGCACTCGAAGCCGACAAGCCGGTGCTGGCGATCTGCCGAGGAGCCCAAGTGCTCAACGTCGCATCGGGCGGCGGCATGGTGCAGGATATTGCCACGAGCGTGCCGGGAGCCCTTCAGCACACGCAGCGCGCTCCCGGTTGGCACGCGTCGCACGCCGTCGATCTGGACCCAACGAGCCGCCTCGCGTCCATTGCCGGCAGCGACCGCATCTTCGTCAACTCGTTCCATCACCAGAGCGCCAGCGATGTCGTGGAGCCGTTCCGCGCCGTCGCCAAGACATCCGACGGCGTGATCGAAGCCATCGAGTCCACGCGGCATCGGTTCGCCATGGGGGTTCAGTGGCATCCGGAGCACGTCGCCGACCACGACCCGGTCGCCATGGCGCTGTTCGAACGATTCGTCGAGGAAGCCGGAGCGACGCGTAGGCGGCTCCCGTCGGGACAGGACCGCCCGCCACTTCCCGCTGCGGCAGACGATCCAAGCGCCTGAGACGACGGAATGATGTCTGGTCGACGCCCCCGAATCAACCCGACGGGCGCACGGTAGGAGGACGATGGACATGGACTATGTGTCGTTTGGGAAGAACGGCGTCAAGGTCTCTCGCGCGTGTCTCGGAACGATGACGTTCGGGAGGCAGGCGGACGAGGCGATGTCTCGCGAGATCGTCGGCGCGTGCCTCGACGCGGGCGTCAACTTCTTCGACACGGCGAACGCCTACAACGCAGGCGTCTCGGAGGAGATCCTGGGCAGGTGCTTGGAGGGCATCCGGGACGACGTCATCATCTCGACCAAGGTCTTCGGACAGGTCGGCACGGGACCCAACGACCGAGGTCTATCCCGACGCCATATCCTCGCCGCGGTCGAGGACTCGCTCAGGCGGCTGGGAACCGACTACATCGACATCTACCTGCTCCATTCGCCGGACTACTCGACACCCCTCGAGGAGACACTCTCCGCGATGGACGCGTTGGTTCGGTCGGGGAAGGTTCGGTACATCGGCTGCTCGAACTACGCGTCGTGGCAGTTGACCCAGGCGCTGTGGATCGCGGATCGGAGAGACCTGATCCCGTTGACGGTGACGCAGCCCATGTACAACCTGCTGGCTCGCGGCATCGAGCAGGAGCTGTTGCCGGCGTGCGCTGAGTTCGGAATCGGCGTCATGGTCTACAATCCCCTCGCCGGGGGCATGCTGACCGGCAAGTATCGGGCGCTCGATATCCAGCCGGGCGCGCGGTTCGACGTCTACGAGTTCTACAGAGACCGCTACTGGTATGAGACGAACATCGAGGCGGTGCACTCGCTGGAGCGGATCGCGGCTCAGGTCGGCAACAGCCTGACGCATTTCAGCGTCCGCTGGTGCCTGAATCATCCCGCCGTGCAGGTCGCGATCCTGGGAGCGAGCTCCGCCGACCAGGTCCGCGACACGCTCGGAGCATTCGACGACACGGTCGACGGACACGCGCTCCCCAAGGACATCCTCGACGCGTGCGACGCGGTGTGGATGAAGTCGCGGGTTGTCGCGCCGAAATACAACAGATAGGCACTGCGCGTGCGCGTTGTCACGGCTCAGATAGGGCACGAGACCAACACGTTCTCGGTGACGCCGACTCGGCTGGAGAACTTCCGGCAAGGCAGCACGAACGGCTGCTTCGTGGGCGGAGAAGCCATTGTCGCGGCGTGCCGGAACACCCGGACGATCCACGGCGGGTTCGTGAAGGCTGCCGAGACGGCTGGCGCCGAGATCGTGCCGTTGCTCAGCACGTTTGCCACGCCGTCCGGCACGGTGGAGGAGAGCGCCTACGAGCAGCTCCGGTCGATGCTGTTGACCCGCCTGGAAGCGGCGCGACCGTTCGACGCCGTCGCCCTCGATCTTCACGGCGCGATGGTGACGGACCGGCACGAGGACGCCGAAGGGGACCTGATCGCCGCCGTGCGCGAGGCAGTCGGCAGCTCGATGCCGATCATCGTCACGCTGGACCTGCACGCGAACGCCACCCGTGCGATGGCGGACGTCGCCGACGCCATCATCGGGTTCGACGAATACCCGCACACAGACATGCTCGAGCGAGGCGTCGAGGCGATGAACCTGGCGATCCGCGCCGCCCGTCGAAACATCGCCCCGACGATGGCATATTGTCAACTGCCGCTGCTCACCATGCCGCCGATGCAGTGCACGCTGCGGGAACCGATGCGCAGCCTCCTCGACCTGGTTCATGACATCGAGGAACGCGACACGGTGCTCAACGCCACGTTGGCGATGGGGTTCCCATTCGCGGACATCCGCGATGCGGGGGTCGCGGTGCTTGTGACGACCGACGGCGATCAGGCGCTGGCGGATGGGCTTGCGCAGGAACTCGCGAGAGAGGTCTGGCGCGCGCGCGACGCGTTCATGCCGACTCTGACGCCCGTCGGGGAGGCAATCGACTTCGCACGAACCGCGCCGGGACCGGTCGTCTTCGCCGACGGTTCGGACAACCCCGGCGGCGGCGGGCCCTGCGACGGGACCGTTGTCCTGAGCGAGCTGATCGCGTCCGGTCTCGACGGGGCAGTCGTCGCGGTGATCGCGGACCCGGAGTCGATGGATGCCGCCATCGCGGCTGGCGTCGGTAATCACGTCGATCTGACGCTCGGGGGCAAGACCGACGACCGACACGGACCTCCCCTGAAGGTCCGCGCCTACGTTCGCGTTCTCTCAGACGGCGGGTTCGCGCTGAAGGGAGCCATGGGAGCCGGCGCTCGCGCGTCGATGGGGAAGGCAGCCGTTATCGTCGTGGCGGGCGTCGAGATCGTCGTGACTCAGCGGCGGATTCAGCCGTTCGACGCGGAACTGCTGCGCAGCGTCGGGATCGAACCGAGGGACCGTCGGTTCATCGCGCTCAAGTCCGCCGTGCATTTCCGCAGCACGTACCAGGAGTTCGCGCACGCCATCTTCGACGCCGACACGCCAGGCGTGCATCGCCCCGACTTCCAGGCGTACGACTACAAGAAGCTGCGGCGTCCGATCTACCCGCTGGACGACGTGGCGTTCGACCCGCGCTAGAAGAACGGGTTGTGCGCCTTCTCCTCGCCAACGGTCGTCGACGGACCGTGTCCGGGATAGATGCGCGTGTCGTCGCTCAGCGTGAACAGGCGCGTGCGGACGGATTCGCGGATGGCATCGTAGGAGAAGTTGGCTCTGCCCAACGAGCCGGCGAACAGGACATCTCCGCTGATCGCGACTTTCCCCGACACGTACGTCACGCAGTCCGGCGTGTGCCCGGGCGTGCGCCGGAGCTCGATGGAAACGTCGCCTACGGAATACGTCTCGCCGTCACCGATCCGCTCCATGCTCTGAACACCCGATGGAATCGGCAGCGTGGGTCCCATCACGACGGGGATTCCCGCGCGTTCCTGGACCATCGCCACGTCTTCGACGTGATCGCCGTGACCATGTGTCAGCAGAACCGCCTGCAACGCCAAGCCGCGCTGCTGAGCCTCGCGCAGAACCTGTTCGCCGTCGGCGGCGGTGTCGATGGCAACCGCTTGCTTGGTCCGTCGGCACGCCAGGAGGTAGCTGAACACGGGGTACCCGCCGACATAGTTCAGCAGGCGAACGACCTGGCTCTGGGCGTCGCCATCCATCGGCTCGTCTTCGGGTCGCCAGGACCCGTTGACAACCGCAGCGAGTCGGTCGGCGTTCAAGCCGAGAGCGGTGGCAATCCCGGCGACCTCGCGGTCTGAAGGCTGCCGCTCATAGCCTTCCAGGGATCGGAGCGCGCCCTCGGCAACGCCCGCCGACAGGGCGACGTGCGCCGTGCTCCGCTTCAGCCCGAACCGCGCCTTCGCGATGATGTCGCCGAACTCGTCTTCGAGTGGGATTCGCTCCGCCAATCTGGACTCCTCGGTATCGCGTCCGTTCAGAACTGGGCAAGCACCTTCTCGTTCCGCTCGATCTTCGCGCCGTCGCGAAGCGACTGGTACCACGCCTGGAAGAGGGCGTTTTGCTTGGCGGACAGCAACCGCTGCCGCGTGTTCGCGCGCTCGGCGTCGGTCAGCGCCGTCATGTCCGCGTCCGTGCGCGACACAAGCTCCACCAAGTAGACAGCCGTGGGACCCTGGAACGGTCCGCGCACCTCGCCGACGTTCATCTGAAACGCGGCGACCATCGCAGGACGGCATGTGCCCATCGACGCCACGTAGCCGCTCTGGTTCGTGGCGAACTCACCCGACTCTCGCACTTCGGGAGCCTTTCCCGTCGTGGCATCGGGCTTCATCCGAGCCGCCAACGCGCTGAGCGGCTCGCCCTCGCGGCGCTGCCCCCACGCCTGCTTCGCCGCTTCCGACGCCATGGCGAGCGCTCGCTGCTGCTTGAGCGACGTGACGATCGACTCCTTGACCGTCTCGAAGTCCGCCGGTCCAGCGGGTTTGCGACCGGTGACGCGCAGGAGCACGTAGGCGGCGATCTCGGTTCCCCCTGCGGGCTTCACTTCGATGGGCTCCGACCACTCGCCGGTTCGCGCCCGGAACGCGCGAGTCAGGACATCGCCGTACTGCCACGACGAACCCAAGTTCGGGATCGTCGACTCGCTGCTCGACACGAAGCCTGTGCTCTGGACGGTCAGCCCGTATCCCTTGTACCGGTCCTGGGCGAGCGATTTCTCCACCCCGTCCGCGTCGATGTCGAAGAAGAGCTCGTCGGCATCTTCGCGCACCTTGTCAGACGACGAGGATGACACCAACTGGTTGCGGATCTCGGCGGAGACGAGCTCGAACGGCTTCGTCCCCTGCCGCTTCTCCTCGAGCTTGATGATGTGGAACCCGTAGACGGTCTTCACGATCCCGCTCATTTCGCCCGGCGCATTCAGCGCGAACGCCGCCTGTTCGAACGGCTCGACCATCTGACCGCGCCCGAACCAGCCGAGGTGCCCGCCACCTGCTGCGGAGCCCGGGTCCTCCGAGTACTGAGCCGCCAACGCCCCGAAGTCCGCGTCGGGCTTCTTGGCGAGAGCGACGATTTCCTCCATCCTCCGGCGCACGTCCTCCTCCTGCTCAGGAGTCGGGTTCGGCGGGAACTTGCGGAGGATGTGCTGCGCTTTGACTTCGTCCTGCTCGTACTCCGACAGGTGGCTGTCGTAGTATGCGCGGACGTCCTCGTCAGAAACCGTCGACTGCGCACGCGCGATGGCGGGATCGAGGCGCAGGAACTCGAAGTTCACCGACGCGCCTCGCCAGTAGTCGTCCTTGTGGGCGTCGTAGTGCTTGCGCGCCTCGTCATCCGAGATGGTGATCGTCGGAATCAGCGATGAAGTGGCGAACTCGATGAACTTCACCTTCGCCTTCGTGTTCCGCTCGATGAAGTCCGCCTCGATCTCGCTTGTGGTCACGATGGGCAGATGCTGAATCGACGATACGACGCCCTGGATCGCCTGGTCGTCGCCGAAGGTGTTGAGGGCTTCCGCCGCGCCGAACTGGCGGCTGTACGGCTGGAACGCCTCGTTCAGGTGCGCGTTCGTCTTGACCGCCTTCGCGAGGGAGCTCGTGTTGGTCGGAACGATCCCCGACTCACGCGCGTACCGAACCAGCAAAGAACGCTGGATCAGAGCGTTCTCGGTCTCCTGGGCGATGTCCATGTCCTGACCGTACTGCCGCAGTTCCTGGGCACGCTCCGACTGGCGCTGGTATTCGCGCTGGAACGCGCCGACGCTGATCTTCTTCCCCTCGACCTTGAGGGTCCAGTCGCCCCCGCCGGAGAAGATCGCCCCGGGCCGAACACCGGATACCACCGCGCCAAACGCGATGGCGAAGATGAACGCCATCCCGAACATGATCACGGATTTGAACAGCCGTCCGCGCAGTAACTCCATCATGGCAGCGTGCACTCCGTTCTGGACATCGGTTCTTGAACCCGCGCCAATGCTAACGCGGTGGCGATGGGCATTTCAAGCCGCGCGGACTGAGGCGCACAGAGCAGCGTCAGAGATAGATGCCTTTCTCGCCGATGTAGTCGGCGACCACACGCGGAGTGCGGAACCG
Above is a genomic segment from Candidatus Poribacteria bacterium containing:
- a CDS encoding gamma-glutamyl-gamma-aminobutyrate hydrolase family protein produces the protein MSTRTPIIGITARFEHAGSAGDPRRMEGVHSISETYVRAIRVAGGMPILLPPTFDGPTRDGYIALVDGLLLSGGGDVAPAHFGEDPVPGLRDVDPLRDDFELRLCRAALEADKPVLAICRGAQVLNVASGGGMVQDIATSVPGALQHTQRAPGWHASHAVDLDPTSRLASIAGSDRIFVNSFHHQSASDVVEPFRAVAKTSDGVIEAIESTRHRFAMGVQWHPEHVADHDPVAMALFERFVEEAGATRRRLPSGQDRPPLPAAADDPSA
- the hisA gene encoding 1-(5-phosphoribosyl)-5-[(5-phosphoribosylamino)methylideneamino]imidazole-4-carboxamide isomerase; this translates as MRIYPAIDLKGGRCVRLRQGDPNQETVFSDDPAAQARHWVQQGAEWIHVVDLDGAFSGSPQNAAAITAIVDAVSVPVQLGGGMRELERIRAALDRGVRRVIVGTRALEDPNFVRHACREFPGAIAVGIDARDGYVATRGWGNVTGTLAADLAARVADDGVCAIIYTDIATDGMLQGPNLAATEQLARAVPVPIIASGGVSSLEDIRALRALSEVGVEGAIVGRALYDGKLSLSEAIAVARG
- a CDS encoding M81 family metallopeptidase; the protein is MRVVTAQIGHETNTFSVTPTRLENFRQGSTNGCFVGGEAIVAACRNTRTIHGGFVKAAETAGAEIVPLLSTFATPSGTVEESAYEQLRSMLLTRLEAARPFDAVALDLHGAMVTDRHEDAEGDLIAAVREAVGSSMPIIVTLDLHANATRAMADVADAIIGFDEYPHTDMLERGVEAMNLAIRAARRNIAPTMAYCQLPLLTMPPMQCTLREPMRSLLDLVHDIEERDTVLNATLAMGFPFADIRDAGVAVLVTTDGDQALADGLAQELAREVWRARDAFMPTLTPVGEAIDFARTAPGPVVFADGSDNPGGGGPCDGTVVLSELIASGLDGAVVAVIADPESMDAAIAAGVGNHVDLTLGGKTDDRHGPPLKVRAYVRVLSDGGFALKGAMGAGARASMGKAAVIVVAGVEIVVTQRRIQPFDAELLRSVGIEPRDRRFIALKSAVHFRSTYQEFAHAIFDADTPGVHRPDFQAYDYKKLRRPIYPLDDVAFDPR
- a CDS encoding MBL fold metallo-hydrolase, giving the protein MPSCDGRRVSDERRRGARTVPGSHGCLLGGACVAHGRGHDGADRRRAREHAAAVAVRQAKRPLPGVVPVASRRREDRAEREGACPVLNGRDTEESRLAERIPLEDEFGDIIAKARFGLKRSTAHVALSAGVAEGALRSLEGYERQPSDREVAGIATALGLNADRLAAVVNGSWRPEDEPMDGDAQSQVVRLLNYVGGYPVFSYLLACRRTKQAVAIDTAADGEQVLREAQQRGLALQAVLLTHGHGDHVEDVAMVQERAGIPVVMGPTLPIPSGVQSMERIGDGETYSVGDVSIELRRTPGHTPDCVTYVSGKVAISGDVLFAGSLGRANFSYDAIRESVRTRLFTLSDDTRIYPGHGPSTTVGEEKAHNPFF
- a CDS encoding aldo/keto reductase, producing the protein MDYVSFGKNGVKVSRACLGTMTFGRQADEAMSREIVGACLDAGVNFFDTANAYNAGVSEEILGRCLEGIRDDVIISTKVFGQVGTGPNDRGLSRRHILAAVEDSLRRLGTDYIDIYLLHSPDYSTPLEETLSAMDALVRSGKVRYIGCSNYASWQLTQALWIADRRDLIPLTVTQPMYNLLARGIEQELLPACAEFGIGVMVYNPLAGGMLTGKYRALDIQPGARFDVYEFYRDRYWYETNIEAVHSLERIAAQVGNSLTHFSVRWCLNHPAVQVAILGASSADQVRDTLGAFDDTVDGHALPKDILDACDAVWMKSRVVAPKYNR